Sequence from the Torulaspora delbrueckii CBS 1146 chromosome 5, complete genome genome:
GCAAAAAGGCCAATATCGTTAGCACAGCACAACGCTGAATAAATATACCCACCAAATGATAGTTTTTTGCACCGTACGCCTGCGAACAGAGAGTGTCTAGACACGTACAAAGACCCTGGATCGCCGCTAAACCAGTAATGTTAGCAGTCATAGACCCTAAAGTGACACCACCAAGCTCTGCAGTCCCCAAATGCGACACGGAAAAAATCGAAGCCAGAGACAatgaattttgcaagacaAACGTAAATACTAGCGGTAAAGCGTTCACTCCCAAGACCTGTGTTTCCCTCTTATAACTTGTAGTGATTCTcttaccattttcaatcGCCTGTTCCCATGCATTCATAACTTCTGAAGAGCTTTCTACGGCACCATACCCGGCACCACCTGCTCCAGAACCCCTACGGTCCTCCAGGATCTTGTTGTCTATAAGTAGGTCCctctcttcatcaatcaattcCCTCCTAGCTTCATATTCATCCTCAGTCATGCCTTGTTGCGCTTCCCGTTGCAAGGTCCTAGCGTTATTCGCATCTAATAAGGACTCATACTCATGCTGAGCATTCGAGGAAACAGGTGctaactcttcttcttcctcatcctcatcccTAAaagcatcatcttcattacATGGAATGTAGTCCGCTGGCGTGTACAATCCAGCTTTCCCAACACTCGTCGAGTATACGATTGATGACCTTCTGTCACCTATCGATGAGTGCGCAAACTGTTTAGTCATTAGGCCCAATGAACCACTATTCAGATACGACTTGAATTACTTCTATGCTTGCGATGGCCTCTTTTATCGTAGCCATGGTAGTGAAAAGTTATAAAATTTGCTTGTCCGAAAAGGCTTGAAGAGTTCTCGGACAGATTTATAAAGCTTCGAGCGGTGAACTCGATGAGCAGTAAACAAACGCTCAGTTGAGGGCCATTGGGCGTGTTAAAGGGGTCTATGAAGGGTTCTGAAGCGCAGGGGAAGCAGCCAGTACTTCGGCAAGCGACTTTGtcgtctttcttcaagagttcgAGAAGATTAGCAGCTGTAAGGCCGGTCCGACATGCTGCTGTGCAGCAGCCTGACGTACCGCCTGCTATTATTGATCTGGAAATGAATGAAAGttcatcgaagaaatcTACTTTGTTTTGTTCGCAGGGCTCGTTTGACGAGTGTGATCCAGATGAGGAGTTTAAGAGACTCGTCAGTGGTCCGAAGTTGAATACTATGAAAAAGGCTACAATTACTAGAGTTCCATCTTTGCTCAGATCCAATTCCTCCGTGAGTTATTCATATGAAAAGGAAACTGTAAGTTCTACTCAATTATCATTTACcaatgaagatgagattcTCAAGGAAAGACCAGCTAAGAGAGGTTCACCACAATCCTTTCAAGGTCTTAGACTGACTGGGCCAAAGCGAATCAAACCATTATCGCGGAAATCTTCGAGCTTAGCAAAGGAGCAGGAGATTATACGGTTGACGAAGGAGCAAGAAGCCGTGATGGAAATGGTACTCAGGAAGAGACTGAACATATTCTATACCGGTTGTGCTGGTACAGGGAAATCAGttattttgaagactttgatttcGAAACTTGGTGGACTTTACGGAAAGGAGGCTATCGCTGTTACAGGCTCCACAGGTTTAGCCGCCGCCACAATCGCTGGGACTACTTTGCATAAGTGGTCGGGAGTCGGTATAGGAAATGGAACTGCCGAGCAGCTTGTTAAGAAGGTGGAAAAGCAGCGTAATATGCTCGCgatttggagaaatacGAGAGTTCtcatcatcgatgaagttTCAATGATAGATGGCCATTTTTTGGATAAGTTAGAATACATTGCAAGACGATTGCGTAAGAATGATAAACCATTTGGCGGAATACAGCTAGTACTAACGGGAGATTTTTTCCAGTTACCTCCAGTACAAAAGAGAGATTCGCCTAAGAATGATATGGCAGTGTTTTGTTTCGAAAGCCAAATGTGGAAAACGTGCATTCATCGTACGATCCTTCTAACCAAAGTGTTTAGACAACAGGATAACGAGTTAATCGATATGCTAAACGCTATTAGATTTGGCGAAGTGACCCCACAATTGACCCAAACCATTCGACAACTCAGTAGAACGATCACTTATTCAGATGGGATTGCTCCCACGGAGCTATACGCGACAAGAAGGGAAGTAGAGAGTTCCAATGCACGTCAACTGAGCTCATTGCCCGGTGAAGCTTACGAATACCACAGCATAGATGCCGCGCCAAAAGAATATATGGCTCTACTAGATTCATCAGTGATGGTGGAGAAACTTGTAACGTTGAAGGTTGACGCTCAGGTAATGATGCTTAAGAACAAGCCCGAATCAGAGTTGTTCAACGGGTCTCTAGGCAAagttcttttcttcatcacaGAACGTCTCGAACGAGTCATGAAGGAGCACTACAGCGTGACAGAGGATGATGTGATCCTCGACATGAGGCTCGTCAGCAGAGCCATTGGCAAACCACTGATTATGGATTCCCAAGAGTTTCTACAAGATTTCTACGCAAGACCTCTCGCGAGACAAGAAGTGCTACAAACAATGATAAATCATGCCAAGAAAACCTCTCCAAAAGAATCAGTTTACCCATATGTCAGATGGAGTCTcgacaacaacaacaggTTCCATCACGAGCTAATGCTGCCCGAACGTTTCCCAGTTGATCTACCAGGTGCCAAGACTGGTCTTGAACGGAATCAGCTTCCATTGATGCTCTGCTGGGCTCTCTCGATTCACAAAGCTCAAGGTCAAACAATACAGAGGCTTAAGGTCGATCTAAGAAATATCTTCGAGGCTGGCCAGGTCTACGTGGCATTGTCTCGGGCAGTCTCAAAGGACAAGTTACAAGTTCTAAATTTCAACCCAAAGAGAATTCGGGCAAACGACAAAGTCAAAGGATTTTACAAGGCTCTTGAAGTCCTCTCATaagcatttttcaattacTCATCATCCAGGTGTCTGTCTACAAGTGTTGATCTAGATTTGGCCTGTAGCTTTTAAAGCTTTTAAGGcatgaaaagtttcaacGTATTCTGTGACGCTGCGAAACGATCACTAAAAATAgctgaaaagtttcagaTCGACCGGCTTCAAGCAGAATTTAAAGCTTAAATAACGCccaattgatcatcatcagctGCTGATCAACTGGCTATTGGGCTTTATATATTCCAGGCCTTTTGCAAGTGAAGTTTGGTGTTGTTGCTCCCATCGAGGTAAGTGCAAAAAGAGGTGAAGAGATGTGCGACAAAATTGAGAGACACACTTTTAAAGTGTTCAACCAGGACTTTACCGTGGATAAAAGgttccaattgatcaaagagattggcCATGGTGCATACGGTGTGGTTTGCTCTGCGAGGTTCACGGAGGCAGCTGAGGATACTACAGTAGCGATCAAGAAAGTGACAAACGTgttttcaaaaactcttctttgTAAGAGATCGTTACGTGAATTAAAATTACTGAGACATTTTAGAGGTCATAAGAATATTACTTGTCTTTATGATATGGATATTGTTTTCTATCCCGATGGGACTTTTGCTGGATTGTATTTGTACGAAGAATTAATGGAATGTGACATGCACCAGATTATAAAATCAGAACAACCATTGACGGATGCGCATTACCAGAGTTTTATCTATCAGATTCTTTGTGGACTGAAATACATTCATTCAGCTGATGTTTTGCATCGTGATTTGAAACCGGGGAATCTGCTTGTGAATGCCGACTGCCAGCTAAAGATATGTGATTTTGGTTTGGCTAGAGGCTACTCGGAAAATCCAGTTGAAAATAATCAGTTTCTGACGGAATACGTGGCGACAAGATGGTACCGTGCTCCCGAAATCATGCTGAGTTATCAAGGTTATACAAAGGCTATCGACGTATGGTCTACGGGGTGTATTTTAGCCGAGTTTTTAGGTGGGAAACCTATCTTTAAGGGTAAGGACTACGTGAATCAGCTGAATAGAATTCTGCAGGTTTTGGGTACCCCTCCAgatgagactttgaaaagaatagGATCGAAGAACGTTCAGGACtatattcatcaattggGCTTCATACCAAAAGTACCTTTTGTAGATATTTTCCCACAGGCCAATCCCGAGGCTCTTGATCTATTGGAGCGTATGCTAGCATTCGATCCTTCAAGAAGGATAACCGTGAATGAGGCAATAAAGCACCCATATTTATCGATATGGCATGATCCCGCTGATGAGCCTGTGTGCAGTGAAAAGTTCGAGTTTAGCTTTGAGAGTGTGAACGAAATGGAGGAACTCAAACAGATGGTGATACAGgaagttcaagattttaGGAGTTTTGTGAGGCAGCCACTCTtagaagaacaagaacgGCAGCAGCAGGAAAAACTACAACAATCACCACAAGATCACCAATTcttgcaacaacaacaaggCGCAGCCGATCAACAAGCTTCGAAAGAGAGCGAACTTGCTAGTCAAATGGTCTCCATGCAGCCCAATGGAGGTTATGCACAATTGCAGGATTCGTTTGTGGGCATTGATGCACGCGATCTGCCCCGTCATGATTCTGATTCTCCCCCAAGGCCTCAAGAGAATTTGCTAGCCTCACCCATTGCATTGAAATCGAACTCAGACGGTACTATTCCTTCGGCAACGCAAACTGGCTACGCTGAATTTTTAGATTTGGAAAAGGAACTGGAGTTTGGGCTTGATCGAAAATTCGCTTAACCTCGATCTCATCCACTGCAAGGCTATACATACCCCTATACATATCTAGAAACCTTCAACTCATAGGAGAGGCTTATcgtgaagaaaaaaaaactgGCATTGTTAGTAATCATATTGTGGTGAGTCATTCGAGATAAGGTATATAAATCATGAAACGTGAACGCTTTACCTTGTATACTAAGGATAACTAGTCCAACTGACACAATATGAGTATGAACCTACCTTTCTTACAGGTCGATGTTTTCACTAGTATCCCTTTCATGGGGAATCCTGTTGCTGTGGTTAACTGCATGAATGCGACAGACGGTATAATCTCTGATGAACAGCTGCAGAGCATTGCCAATTGGACCAACCTCTCTGAGACGactttcctcttcaagcCAAGTGACGAGAAATGCGATTACAAGGTCAGAATATTCACACCTGCCAGTGAATTGCCATTCGCTGGGCATCCAACGGTCGGATCTGCCAGAGCCTACTTGAAATTCACTGGGAAAACGAAAGTAAAGTCCCTTTTGCAAGAATGCGAGTTAGGTATTGTTAATCTGAGTATTGCTGATAATGGCAAGATCTCATTCAGAGCCCCTAGTGTTaatattgaagagatctCGCATAGCGCTATTGATGAGTACCAGCAGAGCTTGTCAATTGAACATGTAGCAACCCCAAAACTTCTGCATGTGGGCCCTAAATGGGTTGTTTACTTAACTTCTAACGCGGATACTTGTTACAATGCTAACCCAGATTTTGCCGGATTGGCTAAAGTGAGCAAGCATTATGGTCACAGTGGTATCATCTTGGCTGGTAAGAAGCCTGGTGAGGGAAACGAGTACGAAATGAGAGCTTTTGCGCCATGTGAGGGTGTCGATGAGGATCCAGTCTGTGGGAGTGGGTCGATCGCACTTATTGGGTACTTGCAAGATCTTTACGAGGTCCAAGAGACGACCGAATTCAAGATAACTCAAGGTGGAAGAGTTAAGAGACAGGGTCATATTTCATCTAGGGTTGTAGCTGAGAAAGATGGCGAGTTAAGTTTCGTTTCTGGTGGTGATTCCGTGATCATCATTGAGGGTTCAATAACACTTTAATAAAATTTTGTTGACTTTAGCACTTATGTAAAAAAAGAAGGTTATGTCTACTAAACAATAACCGCCTACGGAAAATACTATAACGAGTCATGCCACACCTGAGCTTTGACAAGAGTTTAATTTATGGTTGTTCAGTGGTTTGACAAATAATAATATAGCATACTCGTGCTTTCAGCTTCCTAACTCTATTTCTGATTAAGAGCAGACCTGGGCGCTTAACCTCTTCTACCTTAAAACCAGTTCATGAAATCTCCCACAAGAAGTGAAGGATCATTGAAATTCGATAGAAATCGGGATTTATGCTGAGTCCATCAAATAAGTTGAGTTGGCCTCGGAACCAATCGAATATGAACTCTGCATGAGATGATTTTGGAAGAGAACCAAATTTTCTAAACGTGATAGCCATTAGAGCATGTGGAATTTAAGATGAAGTATCCATCGTTCAattgcttcttctcaagGAGAAGCGAGAAGTAGAGCTCAAAGCTTGGAGGGTCATATAAAATTCAGTTCCTGCTGATAAAACAAGCACGAGCCACTGTGAGCATCCTCAAGAGAGTGGCAGAATGTTTATTCAGAGGCTCtttacaatttttttattcaGGTGCTCGAAAGATAATATAAGACTCAAAAGTTAACCCTTATCACAGACAGTCGGTGCACAGTCAAAATACAAAAAAGGACCACACATTCAGGATGGATACCAGAGGTCAAGAGCCAGTGGACCAAGAACCCGAGAGGATTCCGGACAATCATTTCAAAGACCCCAGAAGAAACAAGGTTGAAAGATGGCTGAGACCAGGGGTTGTACTTGTGCTATTAATATGGGGGTCTGTTCTACTCTTAAGAAGCATTAAAGGCTTGAGTGGACACAATAAAGATGACGGAAAT
This genomic interval carries:
- the YHI9 gene encoding Yhi9p (similar to Saccharomyces cerevisiae YHI9 (YHR029C); ancestral locus Anc_5.273), which produces MSMNLPFLQVDVFTSIPFMGNPVAVVNCMNATDGIISDEQLQSIANWTNLSETTFLFKPSDEKCDYKVRIFTPASELPFAGHPTVGSARAYLKFTGKTKVKSLLQECELGIVNLSIADNGKISFRAPSVNIEEISHSAIDEYQQSLSIEHVATPKLLHVGPKWVVYLTSNADTCYNANPDFAGLAKVSKHYGHSGIILAGKKPGEGNEYEMRAFAPCEGVDEDPVCGSGSIALIGYLQDLYEVQETTEFKITQGGRVKRQGHISSRVVAEKDGELSFVSGGDSVIIIEGSITL
- the RRM3 gene encoding DNA helicase (similar to Saccharomyces cerevisiae RRM3 (YHR031C); ancestral locus Anc_5.275), with the protein product MKGSEAQGKQPVLRQATLSSFFKSSRRLAAVRPVRHAAVQQPDVPPAIIDLEMNESSSKKSTLFCSQGSFDECDPDEEFKRLVSGPKLNTMKKATITRVPSLLRSNSSVSYSYEKETVSSTQLSFTNEDEILKERPAKRGSPQSFQGLRLTGPKRIKPLSRKSSSLAKEQEIIRLTKEQEAVMEMVLRKRLNIFYTGCAGTGKSVILKTLISKLGGLYGKEAIAVTGSTGLAAATIAGTTLHKWSGVGIGNGTAEQLVKKVEKQRNMLAIWRNTRVLIIDEVSMIDGHFLDKLEYIARRLRKNDKPFGGIQLVLTGDFFQLPPVQKRDSPKNDMAVFCFESQMWKTCIHRTILLTKVFRQQDNELIDMLNAIRFGEVTPQLTQTIRQLSRTITYSDGIAPTELYATRREVESSNARQLSSLPGEAYEYHSIDAAPKEYMALLDSSVMVEKLVTLKVDAQVMMLKNKPESELFNGSLGKVLFFITERLERVMKEHYSVTEDDVILDMRLVSRAIGKPLIMDSQEFLQDFYARPLARQEVLQTMINHAKKTSPKESVYPYVRWSLDNNNRFHHELMLPERFPVDLPGAKTGLERNQLPLMLCWALSIHKAQGQTIQRLKVDLRNIFEAGQVYVALSRAVSKDKLQVLNFNPKRIRANDKVKGFYKALEVLS
- the SLT2 gene encoding mitogen-activated serine/threonine-protein kinase SLT2 (similar to Saccharomyces cerevisiae SLT2 (YHR030C) and YKL161C; ancestral locus Anc_5.274), coding for MCDKIERHTFKVFNQDFTVDKRFQLIKEIGHGAYGVVCSARFTEAAEDTTVAIKKVTNVFSKTLLCKRSLRELKLLRHFRGHKNITCLYDMDIVFYPDGTFAGLYLYEELMECDMHQIIKSEQPLTDAHYQSFIYQILCGLKYIHSADVLHRDLKPGNLLVNADCQLKICDFGLARGYSENPVENNQFLTEYVATRWYRAPEIMLSYQGYTKAIDVWSTGCILAEFLGGKPIFKGKDYVNQLNRILQVLGTPPDETLKRIGSKNVQDYIHQLGFIPKVPFVDIFPQANPEALDLLERMLAFDPSRRITVNEAIKHPYLSIWHDPADEPVCSEKFEFSFESVNEMEELKQMVIQEVQDFRSFVRQPLLEEQERQQQEKLQQSPQDHQFLQQQQGAADQQASKESELASQMVSMQPNGGYAQLQDSFVGIDARDLPRHDSDSPPRPQENLLASPIALKSNSDGTIPSATQTGYAEFLDLEKELEFGLDRKFA